The region CAAAAGTCTTTTCGAGCATCGCCATATCCGATAGATCGGCCTGAATCAACGGACAGCCCTGCGCAAAATCCGCATGCCCGAAAATCAGATTATCCAAAATTACGACGTCATGCCCGGCGCGAAGTAACAGGCGGACGGCATGCGAACCGATATATCCGGCGCCGCCGGTAATGAGGATTTTCATGATGTGCGCTTATCTGTAGTTTTCAAATTGCATGGCAAAATCAAAATTTTTCTCCTTGAGCGTTTTGATGATCGCCTGCAGATCGTCAATGTCTTTGGCCTGTACGCGCACTTGATCGCCTTGAATTGAGGCTTGCACTTTCATCTTGAGATCTTTGATCATCGCGACGATTTTTTTGGCCTGATCCTGTTCGATACCGTTTTGTAATTTGATATGCTGACGTACCGTGCTGCCGGACGCTTCTTCGACTTTTCCATATTTCAAGGCTTTGATCGGCACGGCGCGTTTGATCATTTTATTTTGTAAGATATCAATGACCGCTTTG is a window of bacterium DNA encoding:
- a CDS encoding YajQ family cyclic di-GMP-binding protein, which codes for MHSFDIVSKINMQELTNAVNQAVKEIQTRYDFKDSKSTIELGKDEIVIHSDDDFKLKAVIDILQNKMIKRAVPIKALKYGKVEEASGSTVRQHIKLQNGIEQDQAKKIVAMIKDLKMKVQASIQGDQVRVQAKDIDDLQAIIKTLKEKNFDFAMQFENYR